The genomic DNA AGGGTAACCCGCTTGCATGATCGCCGGCACATTTTCCTGCGCCCAGTTAATGGCCACCGCACTACCGGTCATCAGTACCAAAACGGTAGGTTTGCCCGTTGCCTGTACCGCTTTCAGCAATTCCTGCTGTTGTTGAGGCAATTTCAGGTGCGTACGGTCGCCCTCTTCAAAACCTTCAAGGCCTTTAGGCATGTTACTGCCTTCTTCCCCTTCGAGGCGTTGCGACAAGCCCAATACCACCACGGCAACATCCGAAGATTCTGCCAACGCTACGGCCTGCTCGAGTTGCTGATCGTTTGGCATTGACCATAACATTTTAGCATCGCCATCACCAGTGTGATTAGAATAGAAATAGGTTACTTTATATCTTTTTCCCGCCTGCAGGTGAACTTTTTCTTCCAGATATGAAGCGTGGTGAGGGTTTCCTGCCTTGAAAATCTCTTCGCCATCAAGCTCCAAAATCACCTTTGGCATTGACCACACGCCAATACGGTAATCGCCCGTGGTAGGTGGCACCAAATAGCCCGTCCATTTTACAGAATAGTTGTCATCTTCCATTTTGGAAGAAGGAGGATTTTGCTCCCAATAAAAATCGATATTATCGTCTTTACGAGTGTACAAAGGCGCTCCCGACCAATCTCTGTTATTAAAATACTCGCCTGTAATTCCTTGCTGACCGTCTTCGGTTTGGAAATAGGCCGAAGGAATAACAGTCAGGTTCGAAATCCCTTCAGCAAGGTGACTTCCTTCCGCATAAGCGACCTCTACATCGTGGCCTACTTTATTTTTTATACCTTCTAAAACGGTGATCGGATTTTTTGGCAACCCGTGGTAATTCCCTACCAGTGCTTCCCAGTTATCGGCATTCGGGCCAATGACTGCAATTTTCTTCAGATTCTTTTTCAGCGGTAAAGTCTGCGCCTGATTTTTCAGCAAAATAATACTTTCCTGTGCGGCTTTTCTCGACAATCCGTTGTGCTCATCAGAACAATTTACGCTGTAAGGAATGCGGCCATAGGCATAGCTGTCGGCCTCATCGAACATCCCCATTTTGAAACGTGCCAAGAAGATACGCTTTACAGAAATATTAATATCTTCCTCGTTTAACAAACCACGCTCGATGGCTTCATCCAAATGCGCATAAGCACTACCACAATTCAGGTTGGTGCCATTACGCACTGCGATTGCTGACGCCTCTGCGGCATCTTTGGCTGTTGGTTGATGGGTATAGAAATCACGCACTGCCCAACAATCAGAGACGATATAACCATCAAATCCCCAGTCGTCACGCAAAATACTGTGCAGGTAAGGGTTGGCGCAACAAGGCTTTCCGCGGAACAGGTTATAGGCTCCCATTACAGAATACACCTTGGCATCTTTCACCAACGTTTTGAAAGCGGGCAAATAGGTTTCGTACAAATCACGATCAGAAACGTTGGCATCAAACTCATGACGCAATTTTTCTGGACCTGAATGCACGGCATAGTGCTTGGCAGTCGCCACCAACTTCAGGTATTTGTCATCGTCGCCCTGAAGGCCCGTAACATACTGATAGCCCAGGCGGCTGGTCAGGTATGGATCTTCCCCGTAAGTCTCATGACCACGGCCCCAGCGAGGGTCGCGGAAAATATTCACATTCGGTGACCACATGTTCAAGCCCTGATAAATGCCACGCTGATTTCCACGTACAAACTCGTGGTGTTTTGCGCGTGCCTCATCAGAAATTGCCGTTGCCACTTCCTTCACCAACGCTTCATTCCATGCTGCTGCCACCGTAATTGACTGCGGAAAAACGGTCGCATAACCTGCACGGGCTACCCCATGCAAAGACTCATTCCACCAGTTATATTCAGGAACTTTCAGCCTTGAGATGGCTGGAGAGGTATAAATCATCTGACTTGTTTTCTCTTTCAAAGTCATCTGATTTACCAAAATATCTACTCGCTCCTCCATCGGGAGGTTCATGTCCAAAAATGACCAATTTACCTCTCCATTCACTTCTTGCGCCTGCGAGGCCAAAGGAAGGGCAAAGAAAAATGCCAATATGTAAAAAATGTTCGTCTTCATCTAAATTGTATTATGTAGTGTTATGTCGATGCTTTTTTATTGGGGAAATGATAGCCTTTGGCCCCTTTGAACGTCTTGCTATTAAACTGATCGGTCAGTTCGTACCACTTTTGCAAAGCGGGGTCATTGAACTTTGGGTCCTCCCCTTCGGTGCCATTGCTGAATGTTACATTGGACTCGTCCATGATCACCTTCCCTCCGAAACGCTCCACGGTGAGCGGTCTGTCGGAACGGTCATTGGCAATAATGCAATCCTTCAGGACCACTGTTCCACCTTCGGCGCCAATTTCCTCATGCTGACTGTTGAACAGGGTGCAATTGTAAAGTTCCAGTCGGGCTTCTTTGCCTGCCCATACGGCGTAGCTGTCGCCCACCCCACCAAAAAGTGTTGGGTAGATGCTCAAGCAATTGTATAATTTAGCGGCTTCAAAAGCCCAGAATCGGTAACTTCTTTTATTGTTAATGGCTTTGCAGTTTTTGAGCACAGGGTTGGGCGACTTATCATCCCATCCGCCATCAGTATTATTGTAAGCCACACAATTGATGTACTGAATATCCCTGGCGTGGCGTTCCGCCGTAAAGCCATCTGCATTCCAATAACCTTTCAGTGCTTTGCTTTTGGTTTTATGGAAATTATTCCCTCCACTGACATTGATAAACTGAATGTCACGGTCGATGATTTTTTCCGACTGGCGATTGTCCGACACCTGATAACTCATCGGAAAGTTGCCCTCATACCAGTAAGCCTCTCCGCCCTGATCGGCATCGCAATCCCTGATCACCACCTTATTGTTACCCCCTTTAATGCGAATTCCACGCTTGGAATAGTGGGTAAACTGGCAGTCTGTAATTTGTACATTTTTTGTTCCCGCCAAAGGCGCTTGCGTTGTTGCGCCTCCGAGCAATAAAATACCGTCATTCATATGATCCACCAAAAGGTGATTCATCTGAATATTTTCATGCTGACCAGTGGTTTCCACTCCATAATAAAAGTGCTTGATATTTAACTGTGCAATGACCCAGTTACTGACCCCTTTTGCCACTTTAATCGCGCTTGTACGCTGCTGATCCGTCCATTGCCAGGGTCCCTTGAAAATGACCATATTTTTTCCGCCGTGAGCTTCGCCCATCAGCACTTTGGGCGCCGTGGCTGTACCACCACTGTTCAGGATAATCCCTTCAGGGATTTCATAAATTCCTGCCCCTAAAAAAAGGGTATCACCTGCCTGCAAGTCCTGCCAAAGCGTACTGAAAACCTGTTGGTCGGTCAGGGCAATCGCATTTTTCGCATCTGCTCCCGACTGATCTCCTGCACCTAACGGACTAACATAAATATTGTGATCACTATCTGATTTTTCTGTATAATTACTACAGCTAATCAGTAATGTGCATACAAATAAACAACTAAAAAAATTCTTCACCATCTTCAAAATAGTATCGAGAAACCTTCATCACCTGATGACCTCACTACTGTAATCCCTTAAAAGACAAAAACCCTATATGCTGATGGGAAAAATAGCGGGTATTTTGTAAAACAAGGCGCCCCCTGCTGATCGCAACTCCGAATTTACCAAAGAAGCGCCCCTGCCCTAACCGCCAAAAAAACGCTGAAGCAGGTTGGCTTTTAATTTCAAATGGGTACTGAAGACATGTCCCACCAAAGAAAAAAGCACAAAGGTTATGGCACCGCTATTGTTACGTCTTTCCCCTTTGCCGTCGTCCATCGCAGCAACCTTATCTTCTGATGATTTTTAAGGAATGAATAAAAAAATTTAGGGCATAGAAAAAGGCCTGAAGTTTCCCTCCAGGCCTTTTATATTTCATTCGGACTTTATACTTTATCTACAAATTAGTTTTGGCGAAAGCCTTTTGTTGGGTACACTTGAGAGTTGAAAGCATCTCCTTGACCGTTCCATTCTGCATCATCATTATTGAAATTAGGCACTGCATCTGAACCA from Persicobacter psychrovividus includes the following:
- a CDS encoding glycoside hydrolase family 3 protein; the protein is MKTNIFYILAFFFALPLASQAQEVNGEVNWSFLDMNLPMEERVDILVNQMTLKEKTSQMIYTSPAISRLKVPEYNWWNESLHGVARAGYATVFPQSITVAAAWNEALVKEVATAISDEARAKHHEFVRGNQRGIYQGLNMWSPNVNIFRDPRWGRGHETYGEDPYLTSRLGYQYVTGLQGDDDKYLKLVATAKHYAVHSGPEKLRHEFDANVSDRDLYETYLPAFKTLVKDAKVYSVMGAYNLFRGKPCCANPYLHSILRDDWGFDGYIVSDCWAVRDFYTHQPTAKDAAEASAIAVRNGTNLNCGSAYAHLDEAIERGLLNEEDINISVKRIFLARFKMGMFDEADSYAYGRIPYSVNCSDEHNGLSRKAAQESIILLKNQAQTLPLKKNLKKIAVIGPNADNWEALVGNYHGLPKNPITVLEGIKNKVGHDVEVAYAEGSHLAEGISNLTVIPSAYFQTEDGQQGITGEYFNNRDWSGAPLYTRKDDNIDFYWEQNPPSSKMEDDNYSVKWTGYLVPPTTGDYRIGVWSMPKVILELDGEEIFKAGNPHHASYLEEKVHLQAGKRYKVTYFYSNHTGDGDAKMLWSMPNDQQLEQAVALAESSDVAVVVLGLSQRLEGEEGSNMPKGLEGFEEGDRTHLKLPQQQQELLKAVQATGKPTVLVLMTGSAVAINWAQENVPAIMQAGYPGQQGGNAIADVLFGDYNPAGRLPVTYYKSVDQLPAFTNYDMQGRTYRYFKGDALYDFGFGLSYTNFEYSDLKVANKITNGSTVAVEVTVTNTGAMDGDEVVQLYLTDKKASTLRPIRQLAAFERIHLKKGASQVVKFSLTPEQFSMINKKGDRVVEPGTFTINVGGRQPSTTGATSGSVQTSTRIVGKLLKIEK